One Desmodus rotundus isolate HL8 chromosome 10, HLdesRot8A.1, whole genome shotgun sequence genomic window, CGATCCAATCAATCACATGCACCAGTAGATGGATGATGCTGGGGCCCTACCTGCCAGCCCAGGAGTGAAGCTTCTcgctgccaggcccccagtccGGGCTTCCCTgaccttccaccccacccccctggcaTGGGAAGCCCCGTCCAGCAAGCCCAGAGGGCTGTGTGTTTTATTCTCTTCTGAGGGGACCCTGGACTGGTCCCCTCCCTGAGGGCGGGGCCTTCCCGGGCCCCGATGTCACCTCACCTCCGTGCATGAGCTGCCCACCCGTGGGATGCGGCTGCAGGAATAACGTGccctctctgccttctgctcTTTCCCTGGTCCTTCTGTGATGGATGCCTGAAGCGAGGTGAGTCAGTGTGGGGTAGCTCTGTCTGGGTTAAGACTCaggatggtggaggtgggtgggcatTGGGGGACAGGAGGGCGAGCTTGGGTCACGACCCGGGGCAGGGGGCGGTGCTCAGTGGCTTAGCAAATTCCCAGAATAGAATCTGTGGGTATAGATTTTGGACCATGGGCTTCTCAGGGTCTGGGGAAGGGTACCCAGTGCACAGGGTCACAGGAAGGTGACCCTGGGGTTGTGAGGGCAGCAGAGCTGGTTGTGACTCAGCACCCTATCTTTGCCCTGCACCCTCACCAGCACTGAACCCAGGTGACCCACTCTGAGAGCCTGTCCCGCCCAGATATCAGGCATTAGCATCCAGAGCGCCTCTCTGGGGCTGTTCGCTGTGATAACTCTGCACGCAGTTGGGGCGCTCAGCGTCCTTGTCTGCAGATGAGCAGGGCGGTGCCCCCAGAGGCCACgtgcccccagtgcctggcaggtgACCAGCCCCAGCAGAGCCAGATCCAAGCCAGGGCTCGGCCTCTGGGCCCAGGGAGCTGACACCATCGCCCTCTCTGACTCTGGGAGTTCTGGCCCAGTcacagtgaggggttttgaaggGACCCTCAGGCCAGGATTCTGGAGATGACAGTTTGGTTCTGTAGCCTCAGCCTCACCTGTCTTCCCCTTCTCACCTGCAGAGAAAATCCAAGATCTCTGCCTCCCGCAAACTCCAGCTGAAGGTGAGCTTGCAGCCAGGTTCTGAGGTGGTCCCCTGGGTCTGTGGGTCCTGAGAGGTGGCAGTGAGCAGCAGCAGGGTGGGAGGCCAGGGTGGCAGGCCACGACGGGGTGAGGGACTGGCTCCATTTAGGTAAGAGTCTCCTTCAGGAGGCTTGTGGGCAGAGTCAACAGAAGCGGGCAGAAAGAGCCTAGGAGGAAAATCAGGCCTGGGGACCCCGATGGTGTGTGGTCCCCAGGGTGTCTGTCCTCACACGGCCCACTCACACACTGCCACACTCAGCGCCTGTCCTGGTCCCAGGCTCCCAGGGTGTGAGAACAGGGAGCCCGCACAGCCCACTGAGACCAGAGCCAGCCCAGCTGGGGGTCCACCTTCCCCTCAGGCCTGGTGGTGGGGAGGAACTGGGGCCCGGCCCTGGCTGACCAGCCCCGTCCTGCCCAGAGCCTGATGCTGGCCAAGGCCAAGGAGTGCTGGGACCAGGAGCAGGAGGAGCGAGAGGCAGAGAAGTCCCGCTACCTGGCGGAGCGTGTTCCCAAGTTGGAGACCCGTGGCCTGTCCCTCAGTGCCCTGCAGGTGAGCTTGGCAGctgggggtggagctggggagagTCCAGGGACCAGGTGGCAGGCTTCTCACCTCACAGGGCTCCCAGCTCTGCAATCTAGGAGCAGCttttactggttcaattcccggatCGTGGTGGGGTTAGAGCCCGTTGGTCGTACCAGCCGCGGGAACAGAGGCTTCCCAGCTGGGCGGAGTCCGTGCCCCGTGCGGACGGAGTGGACAGAGGCGGGCAGATGTGGATGATGTGGGTGGTGTTGCAGGGGGAGGTGGCAGGACTTCGGGAGCCCCACTTCTCCAAGACATATGGTCCTCCCCTCCAGAGTGGGCTTTCATGTCGGCCACACACCAGTCACTGTTGAATACCAGCAGCTGCAGAGAAAGACATGgagggacacgtgacccaccgtcACCCCCAGTGGTGGCATCACTAGTCacttttattttatcacttttgtTTGCTACATAGCTCTCAAACTTTGCCCAGTAAGCCTCTGTTACTTTCaccagaagaaaatgttttccgGGAAACAGGCCTCGGCAGAACGGAAGACACAGGCTTCCTCGCTGGGCCGTCCACATCACCAACCTCAGAGAAAAGGGGCTCCTGTTGGAACACGGgcggggcagaggggctggggcatCCTGGGCACCAGGTAGGCAGGCAGGACAGGAGGTCCCCACCCCTCTACTGATCCCGTTCCCCCAGGACCTGTGCCGGGAGCTGCACGCCAAGGCAGAGACGGTAGACGAGGAGAGGTACGACATCGAGGCCAAGTGCCTGCACAACAACAGGGAGGTGAGCCTTTGGGGACCAGCAGGCGGTGTGGGTGTGCAGATGTGCAGCTGGGGAACGAGTCCCGCCACTTCTGCATGGTCTGGGGTGGCCACTCAGCAGGACGCAGTGGCCCCCCGAGCCCTCATTCGGGCCCCACAAGGCTGGGCCTGAACAGAGATGGAGGGCACCACGGTCCTCCTGAGGCCCCGCACTCCTCTGCCTGACAGGACTGgcccctctcactcaccccctccccagtgaGCGCTGGCCCTCCCTCCTGCAGATTAAGGACCTGAAGCTGACTGTGCAGGACCTCCGCGGGAAGTTCAAGCGCCCGCCCCTGCGCAGGGTCCGCGTCTCCGCCGATGCCATGCTGCGTGCGCTGCTGGGCTCCAAGCACAAGGTGTCCATGGACCTGAGGGCCAACCTGAAGTCCGTGAAGAAGGAGGACTCCGAGAAGGTGAGGCCTcccccacagggcctggcaggcaggaTGCTGATGCAGGGAAAAGGAGCCCAACTAGCAGGGCCAGGCTTCTCAGAAGAGGCGGCCTTGGGCTGCTGAGTGGGAGCAGTGGGGGGAGTGGGGCCTGGAGGTGAGGCTGGGCTGTGGGTCCTGGGTGGGCACAGGCCTGTGAGCCCAGGTCCCCTGTGGAGGGTCAGCGAGGAGAGGCCGACGCGTCTCTGAGCGTGGGGTCTGCCCACAGGAGCGGCCTGTGGAGGTGGGAGACTGGAGGAAGAACGTGGAGGCCATGTCCGGCATGGAGGGCCGGAAGAAGATGTTTGACGCTGCCAAGGGTCCCACCTCACCTTAGAGGTGCCTGCAGACAGGTTCCTACCACTTGAGGCCACTGGGGTCGGAGGGTGACAGCGACCCGGGAGAAGGCTGGTGGGGTGGACAGCTTGGTGCAGGGCGAGGAGAGCAATGAGGTCAGCGCTCGTGGCTCTGTCCTGGCTCAGCACCCTGAGGCCTTGGGCAGGTCGCCTCTAGGGGGTTCCGTTAACCCCTAGATCACCCCCTAGGTGCATCAGATCCGTGGTTGTGGACCAGCCATGTGGGCACCACCTGGCGCCACTAAAGGGAACCGGGGATGGGGCCGGCCCTCCAGGGGGCTCTGAGCCAGGGCCCTCGGGCTCCGACTTTCAGGGAGTCTGAGCTCCGGGGAGTCTGCAAGGGGTCCTGCACCCCAGGTCCTGCCCAAAGTGGGGTGGGGCTCCGTGTGGAGAGGACAGACTCCCGCTCTCTGGGGAAACTGGACAGAGCAGCAAATGAGGCCCCAGGAGATGCTCTGGGAGGCAAGCCGGTCCAGGGAGCGGGGCtgtgggaggtgtgggaggggtcagaggtgAAGGTTAAGGACAGCAGGGGTGTGAACACCCAGCAGGGGAGGTGGCTGCCCTGGAGGTGGtggccagggagcagggagccccGCATGGAGCCTCAGAGAGGGGCTTGGAGGGGCCCTGGACCCCTGAATGGAGGCTGTGGGGGGGCCGCTGTGGGCAGTGGCTGGGGTGCTGAACCCCAGGGCCTCGGGCATGGCAGGCAAGACAGGCACCCAGCAGGTGCACACAGGTCCCCGGGACTGATGGCCGACTCTCCCCCCACAGGCCACGGCTGCACTGGCTCTGGACCCCTGCAAGGTCCTTCTTCCTCTGCATGTCTCTCCACCTCCACCGGCCCCCCcgcaccccctcctcctccagcctgaGTGACATTTCTGTCCCCTGGAATTGGCACCAGTGGACACAGCCTGGTGCCCCTCCGTCCTCGCTGCTCTGACCTGCAGAGTGGCCACAGGCTTGGTGGCATCTCCATTAAAAGCCCAGTGTTGCCAGCGTCTTGGGGAGTCTGTGTCCAGAGGGTTTGGTGCCCCCACTGCCTCTGTCCCGGCCAGCGAGCAGCCTGGTCAGCATGAGGGCTAAGGGGTCAGCGGGGTGGCCAAGGACCCCTGGGACCCTGTGCCCTGTCCCGGTGGGCTCCCACAGCACACCCGCCCCACTGGGCGCACAGTTCACCCCACCCTGACTGCAaacagcccctgcccacccccccccctcactcTCTTACTCTAGCCACCCAGCAAGGACGCCAGCCTtggggggaatgtgggacggGGGCAGTCCACCCCCCTACAGTGCGTGTCCTGGAGACGCTGAACTCGGCCCTCAGAGCAAATGTCTGGCCCCTGACCTGAGCCCCTTGGCCTTCTGCTCCCAGGGTAGGAGGAGCCCCTGCCACTACCGTGTGTCCCCATCTTGCCCTctaccctctgccctctgccccctgcccccagcataTTGTCTGCCATAAATGCCAGGAGCCGGGTGCAAAGTTCAGGGCCAGCTACTCGCTTTGGGGCAGGGTCTGGCACCCAGGGGCGCTCAGCGCCAGCCAGCGAGGGACCAGCGGTGG contains:
- the LOC112318847 gene encoding troponin I, slow skeletal muscle; translated protein: MLAKAKECWDQEQEEREAEKSRYLAERVPKLETRGLSLSALQDLCRELHAKAETVDEERYDIEAKCLHNNREIKDLKLTVQDLRGKFKRPPLRRVRVSADAMLRALLGSKHKVSMDLRANLKSVKKEDSEKERPVEVGDWRKNVEAMSGMEGRKKMFDAAKGPTSP